Proteins from a single region of Thermodesulfobacteriota bacterium:
- the glmS gene encoding glutamine--fructose-6-phosphate transaminase (isomerizing) — MCGIVGYVGPRQAVPVLVEGLKRLEYRGYDSAGVVFLHGGELVRQRCQGKLVNLEEALEGRQDLASHIGLGHTRWATHGAPTEANAHPHSDCTGRLVVVHNGIIENYHSLREELKGRGHVFASETDTEVVAHLVEEALAQGLALAAAVRQALGRVDGSYAVGVLWQGAPDRLIAARNQSPLVLGVKEGGGAFMASDVPALLPYTREVLYLDDQEMAELSADRIAVSRLADGIPVDKPVQHIDWNAAMAEKAGFKHFMLKEIFEQPQAVQSTLRGRLNPETGLVDLSEIGLPAEVWQRAERVCFVACGTSWHAALVGKYWIERWARLPVEVDIASEFRYRSLVLDERVITVPISQSGETADTLAGMRLAKRLGSPILAICNVVGSTMTREADGTLYTHAGPEIGVASTKAFTSQLAALALLALQLAQVRGTLSREEQRVLVHGLVELPAILEQELPRIQAESQALARAFADSRDFLYLGRGLHFPIALEGALKLKEISYIHAEGYAAGEMKHGPIALIDRDMPVLTLAPRDAVYEKVISNVEEVRSRHGRIILIGSAGDTALARISEHVLLLPVIQEALTPILATIPLQLLAYEIATLRGCDVDQPRNLAKSVTVE; from the coding sequence ATGTGTGGGATCGTTGGCTACGTGGGGCCACGGCAGGCCGTGCCCGTGCTGGTGGAGGGCCTGAAGCGGCTGGAATACCGGGGCTACGACTCGGCAGGGGTGGTCTTTCTGCACGGCGGTGAGCTGGTGCGGCAGCGCTGCCAGGGCAAGCTGGTGAATCTGGAGGAGGCCCTGGAGGGACGCCAGGATCTGGCCAGCCACATCGGGCTCGGCCATACCCGCTGGGCCACCCATGGCGCGCCCACCGAGGCCAATGCCCACCCCCACAGCGACTGCACCGGCCGGCTGGTGGTGGTCCATAACGGCATCATCGAGAACTACCATTCCTTGCGGGAGGAGCTGAAAGGCCGCGGCCATGTCTTTGCCTCGGAGACGGACACCGAGGTGGTGGCGCATCTGGTGGAGGAGGCCCTGGCCCAGGGGCTGGCGCTGGCAGCGGCGGTGCGGCAGGCCCTGGGCCGGGTGGACGGCTCGTACGCGGTGGGGGTGTTGTGGCAGGGCGCGCCGGACCGGCTGATCGCAGCCCGCAACCAGAGCCCCCTGGTGCTGGGGGTGAAGGAGGGCGGTGGCGCCTTCATGGCCTCGGACGTCCCGGCCCTGCTGCCGTACACCCGGGAGGTGCTGTACCTGGACGACCAGGAGATGGCGGAGCTTTCGGCCGATCGCATCGCGGTCAGCCGGCTGGCGGATGGGATACCGGTGGACAAGCCGGTGCAGCACATCGACTGGAACGCTGCCATGGCCGAGAAGGCCGGCTTCAAGCATTTCATGCTCAAGGAGATCTTCGAGCAGCCCCAGGCCGTCCAGAGCACCCTCCGGGGCCGCCTGAATCCGGAGACCGGGCTGGTGGATCTGTCCGAGATCGGCCTGCCGGCCGAGGTCTGGCAGCGGGCGGAGCGGGTCTGTTTCGTCGCCTGCGGCACCTCCTGGCATGCGGCCCTGGTGGGCAAGTACTGGATCGAGCGCTGGGCGCGGCTGCCGGTGGAGGTGGATATCGCCTCCGAATTCCGCTACCGCTCGCTGGTCCTGGATGAGCGGGTGATCACCGTGCCCATCTCCCAGTCCGGCGAGACGGCAGACACCCTGGCCGGGATGCGGCTGGCCAAGAGGTTGGGCTCGCCGATCCTGGCCATCTGCAATGTCGTCGGCTCCACCATGACCCGGGAGGCGGATGGCACCCTCTATACCCACGCCGGTCCGGAGATCGGGGTCGCCTCCACCAAGGCCTTCACCAGCCAGCTGGCGGCGCTGGCCCTTCTGGCCCTCCAGCTGGCCCAGGTGCGGGGCACCTTGTCCCGGGAGGAGCAACGGGTGCTGGTGCACGGCCTGGTCGAGCTGCCAGCCATCCTCGAGCAGGAGCTGCCCCGCATCCAGGCCGAAAGCCAGGCCCTGGCCCGGGCCTTCGCCGACAGCCGGGACTTTCTCTACCTGGGCCGGGGGCTCCACTTCCCCATTGCCCTGGAAGGGGCATTGAAGCTCAAGGAGATCTCGTATATCCACGCCGAAGGCTATGCCGCTGGCGAGATGAAGCACGGCCCCATTGCCCTCATCGACCGGGACATGCCGGTCCTGACCCTGGCGCCCCGGGATGCGGTTTATGAAAAGGTGATCTCCAACGTTGAGGAGGTGCGCTCCCGCCACGGACGGATTATCCTGATCGGCTCGGCCGGCGACACCGCCC
- a CDS encoding sigma-54-dependent Fis family transcriptional regulator, whose protein sequence is MTTNDLGSFFASVGLLVEPAYVAEGACIRAANDALAHLLGYRREELTGRPLADIAPAAHQEVVVRTQAAGEDVEGFRTHAIHRTGALIDVVLGLQPVEMPNGRAVQVAFKKACMLSLPETVTAAEARADVERVSAELARAREETQRLALHKEQLLGAMREMVFLISQDHVIEYMNPSAQAAFGPMRGQLCHVALHGQAEPCPEPCPLTLIDSEARGAELVETCLGDRDVEYSAVRFEGYRGDVLALVVMRDVTKRKQMEREIEAFNSNLEEVIQKKISQLKESESIRLQLAQEVNVLRSQLDAEGEQDGLIGNSSAIREIREIARNLAATDATVLITGESGTGKELVANLIHRNSTRRDRVFLKFNCAAVSESLLESDLFGYERGAFTGATARRKGKFEFADGGSIFLDEIGDISPRMQVALLRVLQNGEIQRVGSSETVLVDVRVIASTNANLPVKVMRNEFREDLYYRLNIINIHLPPLRDRKDDIVPLASHFVRKYRKDFSKNIDFVPMEVINRLLAYDWPGNIRELENVIQRALILARGSTLTERDLVFSPPPSAAASRPAVQMDDSELLSRPLKTSLGELEKRILTAAITKCSGRVHTAAEMLGIGKTVLYDKLKRYSVKW, encoded by the coding sequence ATGACCACCAACGACCTGGGCTCGTTCTTTGCCTCTGTCGGCCTCCTGGTCGAGCCCGCCTACGTGGCCGAAGGCGCCTGCATCCGGGCCGCCAACGACGCCCTGGCCCACCTGCTGGGCTACCGCCGCGAGGAGCTGACCGGCCGCCCTCTGGCGGACATCGCCCCGGCGGCCCACCAGGAAGTCGTCGTCCGCACGCAGGCCGCAGGCGAAGACGTGGAGGGCTTCCGCACCCACGCCATCCATCGGACCGGCGCCCTCATCGACGTGGTCCTGGGGCTGCAGCCCGTGGAGATGCCCAACGGTCGGGCGGTGCAGGTGGCCTTCAAGAAGGCCTGCATGCTCAGCCTGCCGGAGACGGTGACCGCTGCCGAGGCCAGGGCCGATGTGGAGCGGGTGAGCGCCGAGCTGGCCCGGGCCCGCGAGGAGACCCAGCGCCTCGCCCTCCACAAGGAGCAGCTGCTGGGCGCCATGCGGGAGATGGTGTTTCTGATCAGCCAGGACCACGTCATCGAGTACATGAACCCGAGTGCCCAGGCGGCCTTCGGGCCCATGCGCGGCCAGCTCTGTCACGTCGCGCTGCACGGCCAGGCCGAGCCCTGCCCCGAGCCCTGCCCGCTTACCCTCATCGACTCCGAGGCCCGGGGGGCCGAGCTGGTGGAAACGTGCCTCGGCGATCGGGACGTGGAGTATTCGGCGGTGCGCTTCGAGGGCTACCGGGGGGATGTGCTGGCCCTGGTGGTCATGCGGGATGTCACCAAGCGCAAGCAGATGGAGCGGGAGATCGAAGCCTTCAACAGCAACCTGGAGGAGGTCATCCAGAAGAAGATCAGCCAGCTCAAGGAGAGCGAAAGCATCCGCCTGCAGCTCGCCCAGGAGGTGAACGTCCTGCGCAGCCAGTTGGATGCCGAAGGTGAGCAGGATGGGCTCATCGGCAACAGCAGTGCCATCCGGGAGATCCGGGAGATCGCTCGCAATCTGGCGGCCACCGATGCCACCGTGCTCATCACCGGCGAGTCCGGCACCGGCAAGGAGCTGGTGGCCAACCTCATCCACCGCAACAGCACCCGGCGGGATCGGGTGTTCCTGAAGTTCAACTGCGCGGCGGTGAGCGAAAGCCTTCTGGAGAGCGACCTCTTCGGCTACGAGCGGGGGGCCTTCACCGGCGCTACCGCCCGCCGCAAGGGGAAGTTCGAGTTCGCGGACGGCGGCTCCATCTTTCTGGACGAGATTGGCGACATCAGCCCCCGGATGCAGGTGGCCCTCCTGCGGGTGCTCCAGAACGGTGAGATCCAGCGGGTCGGCTCCTCGGAGACGGTCCTGGTGGATGTCCGGGTGATCGCCTCGACCAATGCCAATCTGCCGGTCAAGGTGATGCGAAACGAGTTCCGGGAGGATCTCTACTACCGCCTGAACATCATCAACATCCACCTGCCGCCGTTGCGGGATCGCAAGGACGACATTGTTCCCCTCGCCTCACACTTCGTGCGCAAGTACCGGAAGGACTTCAGCAAGAATATCGATTTCGTCCCCATGGAGGTCATCAACCGCCTCCTGGCCTACGACTGGCCGGGCAACATCCGGGAGCTGGAGAATGTCATCCAGCGCGCCCTGATCCTGGCCCGCGGCAGCACCCTCACCGAGCGGGATCTGGTCTTCTCGCCACCGCCCAGCGCTGCGGCCAGCCGTCCAGCCGTGCAGATGGACGATTCCGAGCTCCTCTCCCGGCCCCTCAAGACCTCCCTGGGCGAACTGGAGAAACGGATTCTGACCGCGGCGATCACCAAGTGCAGCGGCCGGGTTCACACCGCGGCCGAGATGCTCGGCATCGGCAAGACGGTCCTCTACGACAAGCTGAAACGGTACAGCGTCAAGTGGTAG